The window AGCGAGAGGCAGGCGGCGTTTGGAAAGCCGTATAGCCCTTTAAAAGCGGGATACGCGCCCTTGGAGGTGATGAAGTCGTCGATCTTCTTATCGACTTCGAGCAGGCTAAGACCCGGCTTTATGAAAGAAGCTGCATAATCAAGGGCCTGCGCGACGATCCTATTCGCTGCACGCAGCCCTTCTAAATCTTTTTTTGTTTTAAGCAAAATTGCCATTTTTATAGCCCGACCGCGCTTAGGGTCTGATATTTATTCATATAGATCTGCGCTTCGATGCGCCTCATCGTATCGAGTGCGACGGAGACGACGATCAGCACGCTGGTGCCGCCGAAATAAAACGGCACGCCCATAAATTTAACGAGCAGCCACGGGATGACGGTTACTAGCCCGAGATAGATCGAACCCCAAAACGTAAGACGGCTGGCGACTTCGTTTAAAAAGCTCGCCGTTCCCTCGCCCGGACGAATGCCCGGGATAAATCCGCCCTGCTTCTTTAAATTTTCACTAATGTCCTTGGAATTAAAAGCAATTGACGCATAAAAATACGCAAAAAATATAACCAACACAAAGGTCAAAAAGTTAAAGAAGTAGTTGCTAGGGCTTAGGAAATCGTGGATCTTTTGGATGATCGGATTGGTGCTTGCCTGCAAAATAGTGGTCGGAAACATCAAAATCGCGCTTGCAAAAATAGGCGGAATGACGCCGCTTAAATTTAGCTTGATCGGCACATAGTTCATAATGCGCTTATTTTGATTTGCCATCAATACCTTGCGCGAAAACGATACCGGAATTCTACGTTCGCCTAGCTCCACATATAAAATTGCCCCGATAGTAGCCAGGATAATTAGCATGATTGCGATTAGCTTTAAAACGTTCATTTCGCCGGTATTTACTAAATTTACAGTACTTCCGATCGCTCTAGGGATGGCACTTACGATACCTGCAAAGATAATAAGGCTGGTGCCGTTACCGACGCCGCGCTGCGTGATCTGCTCTCCGATCCACATCAAAAGCATGGTGCCTGCCAGCATCGAAATGCACGAGATAAAAACAAACTCGTTGGTATTCTCTGCCATTATCGCAGGCGCTCCGGTCTGTCCGTGGATGCCCTGCAAGCCGATGCTAACACCGATGGATTGAACCATAGCGATTGCGATTGTAGCATATCGGATGATCTGCATATATTTCTGCATACCGTCGCGCTCTTTTTTGAGTTTGCCTAAATTTGGAAAGGTTGCGGCAAGCAGCTCCATAATGATCGAAGCGGTAATATAAGGCATAATGCCTAGCGAGATAACGCTGAATCGCTCCGCCGCGTTACCGCTAAACATATTAAACATTCCAAAAGCGTTGTTGCTATTGTTTTGAAAAAATTGCTTTATAACCTCAACGTCCACTCCCGGAACCGGCACGTAAGCTAGCAACCTATAGGCAAAAAGAAAGCCCAAAGTAATGAGAATTTTGTTGCGTAGCGATTTATTCATTATTTTTGTCCGCTAGACTTTACGTTCTCGTCTTTGATCTTGCTAGCGAGCGCTTTTGCGCCTACGCCGATCAGCTTGATCTTTTTAACGGAATTTGAAATTTTATGAACGGATTTGATGCTTTCGATCGTGATCTCGCTAAGATCTTTTATAGCTTCGATTTTATCGACATTGATCACGTAAGGCTTTTCAAATTTAGAAGTAAAACCTACCTTCGGAAGCCTTCGTTGAATCGGCTGCTGACCACCTTCGAAGCCTCTTTTTTCGTGAGAGCCAGTACGCGCGGTCTGACCCTTGCCGCCGCGGCCCGCAGTTTTACCTAGGCCACTTCCTTGACCGCGACCTAAGCGCTTAGTAGCGTGAGTCGAGCCTGGGGCTTTTTTAAGATTTTCTAATCCCATCTTTTATCCTTGTTAGTGTTTTAACATACTAAGAGCTTTCATCGTAGCTCTTACGACATTTGAGGAGTTGTTTGAACCTAGCGATTTGGTGAGGATATCTTTAACACCCGCAAGCTCTAAAACCGGGCGCACGGAGCCGCCCGCGATAACACCGGTACCTTCGCTCGCCGGCTTAAGTAAAATTTTGCTCGCATTGTATTTAACTTCAATATCGTGAGTGATAGTAGAGCCGTTTAAATTTACCTTGATAATATTTTTAAACGCATCGTCTACCGCTTTTTTGATCGCATCTGGAACCTCTTTGGACTTACCAAAGCCAAAGCCTACCAAGCCATTTCTATTACCTACTACGATAAGAGCCGTAAACCTAAACCTTCTACCGCCTTTAACGACCTTCGTAACCCTACCGATATTGACGATTACCTCTTCGAATTCTTCTCTATTATACTTTTCCACAATCATTCCTTTGGGTTATAGTTTGATGCCGTTTTGGCGTAGCGACTCGGCAAAGCTTGCGATTACGCCGTGATACAAATAGCCATTGCGATCGAAAAGCGCCTCGGAGATACCTTTATCCTTTAGCTTGGAAGCTAAATCTTTAGCTAAGCTAGCCGCGCCCTCTTTGTTTGCCTTTAAATTTAAAACCTTACCGCTGCTGGCGCACAAAGTCGCGCTCGCCGCGTCGTCGATAGCCTGAGCGTAGACCGTCCTATTGGATTTGAAAATAGAAATTCTAGGGCAAGATGCGACGCCTGAAATTTTAGCGCGAATTCTTCTTTTTCTCTTGATTCGTAAAGAGATCTTTCTTTTTAATACGTTCTGTGTCATTTCTCAACCCTTATTTCTTAGCTGTTTTTCCGGCTTTGCGGATGATATGCTCTTCAAGATACTTGATGCCTTTACCCTTATACGGCTCAGGCGGTCTGAATCCTCTGATCTCGGCTGCTACTTGACCTACTTGCTGCTTGTCGTCACCTTTGATGGTTACGACGTTTTTATCTACGGAAATTTCGATTCCTTTTGGAGATTCAAAATTTATCGGATGCGAAAAGCCCAAATTTAGCTCAAGTACCTTGCCCTTCATCGCGGCTCTATAGCCGACGCCGTTGATTTCAAGCTGTTTTGAAAAGCCCTCGGTAAGACCAAGGACGATATTGTTGGCTAAAGCGCGGTATGTTCCCCAATACGCCCTACTCTGTCTATCCTCACCCTTAGGCGAGAATTCTATCTTTCCGTCTTCGATTTTTACATCGACATGACCTTTTAAATCAAGCTCTTTTTTGTTATTCGATTTTTTAAATTTTAACGACGAGCCGTCGATTTTGACCTCAACTCCGTTTGGAATAGAGATCGGTTTTTTACCAATTCTTGACATAATTTTCCTTTTTATTTGTCTAGGGTATGTCTACTTTTACGAATGGATACCACAATGCCATAAAAAGTAGAAACTTCTTACCAGATCGTGCAAAGCACTTCGCCGCCGACGCCCGCTTTGTGCGCGTCGATACCGCTCATAACGCCTTTACTTGTGCTAACGACGACGGTTCCGTAGCCGTTTTTGAAGCGCTTGATCTCGTCTTTGCCTTGATATACACGGCGGCCCGGAGTCGAAATTCTTTTAACTTCGTTTATCACGCTCCTGCCCTTTTCGTCGTATTTAAGCACTACGTTGATGATCTTTTTATTGTTTTCCTCTACTACGTTGTAGCTCTCGATATAGCCCTTCTCGGCTAAAATTTTAAGCATAGCCTCAACGACGTTTGAGTGAAAAAGTTTAGTCGTATCTAGCCTTCGCATTGCAGCATTTCTGATGCGAGTTAGTCCATCTGAAATAAGATCGTTAATCATCTCTTCTCCTTACCAGCTTGCTTTTTTTAGACCTGGGATCAAGCCCTCGTTTGCCATCTTGCGAAGGCAAACGCGACAAATTCCAAAATCCTTATAAACGGAGTGCGGACGACCGCAAATTTGACATCTGGTATATGCGCGAGTGCTAAATTTAGCGGGGCGTTTCGCCTTGGCTACCATTGATTTTTTTGCCATATCATTTTCCTTTTGCAAAAGGCATGCCGAATAACTCTAGCAATTTAAATGCCTCTTTATCGTTATTTGTAGTCGTTACGACGGTTATATTCATACCGTGAGTTCTTAAAATTTGATCGTATTCGACCTCTGGGAACATCAGCTGCTCTTGCAAGCCGAAGTTATAATTGCCGCGTCCGTCAAAGCCCGTTCTAGGTAGTCCTCGGAAATCCTTAACTCTAGGAAGCGCGATAGAGATCAGTTTGTCTAGGAAGGCAAACATCTGCTCTTTTCGTAATGTAACCATTATGCCTACCGGGAAACCTTCGCGCACTTTAAAGCCGGCAACCGATTTTTTTGCATTGACGATAAGCGCTTTTTGGCCTGCGATCAGCGAGATAGTATCGGCCATATTTTGAAGCACCTTTTGATCTTTGCTCGATTCGCCTGTTCCTACGCTGATAACGATCTTTTCAAGCGCCGGGATAAGCATAGGATTTTTTATATCAAATTCTTTCTGCAAAGCAGCTCTGATGGAATTAGCGTATTTATCTTTTAGTCTGCTCATAATCAACCCTCTACCAACGCAACGTTTGAAATATCCATAGGCATCTCTTTGCTTGTAAAGCCGCCTTGCGGATTTTGCTCGGTTGGTTTGATAGCCTTTTTAGCCATTTTACAACCCTCGACGATAACTTGAGCTTTTTTAGGGAACACGGCCTTGACAGTGCCTGTTTTGCCCTTATCGTCACCTGCGATGATCTTTACTTGATCGCCCTTTTTAATCTTAAATTTTACTGCCATTATAAAACCTCCGGAGCCAGCGAAACGATCTTCATAAAACCGCCGTATCTGACCTCTCTACCGATAGGACCGAAAATACGAGTGCCGATCGGCTCTTTTTTTGAATCCAAAATAACGGCTGCGTTCTCATCGAATCTAATTAGTGAGCCGTTGCCTCTGTGCAACTCTTTAGTCGTACGAACGACTACGGCTTTTACTACTTGACCGCGCTTAATCTTGCCGTTAGGGAGCGCTTTTTTTACAGAGCAAACGATAATATCGCCGATTGTGGCGTATCTTCTTTTGCTGCCGCCCAAAACTTTAATACACATAAGTTCTTTTGCGCCGCTATTATCAGCCACCGCAAGTCTGGTAAAACTCTGTATCATTATTCAACTCCTGTTTTCAAAACCGCTTTTAAGCGAAACGATTTTCTAGCGCTTAGCGGTCTGCACTCGATCGCAGATATGGTGTCGCCGATCTTTACAACGTTGTTTTCATCGTGGATCAGATATTTTTTAAATCTTTTTACGATCTTTCTATATCTAGGGTGCATAACCCTTCGCTCTACCAAAACGGTAGCTGTTTTATCGCCCGCCTTCTTTACGACTACGCCTTGAATTTCTCTTTTAAATGCCATAACCTATCCTTATTTCGCTTTAATAGCAGTGTTGATTCTAGCGATATCTTTTTTGATAGCGCGAATCTCGTTAGGATTGCTTAGCTGCATAGTTTTTAGCTTTTGTCTAGCCGTAAATAAAAGCAACTTACTTTGTTTCAACATAGAATTTAGCTCAGCCAAATCTTTATCTTTCAAATCAGTATATTTCATTTTCGCTTTCCCTACTTACGATTTTCGTTTTAAAAGGTAGTTTATGAATCGAAAGCATAAGCGCCTCTTTAGCAACCTCTTCGCTAACGCCGGTCATCTCGAAAATGATCCTGCCCGGTTTTATATTCATTACCCACTCCTCTACGCCGCTCTTACCCTTACCCATACGAGTTTGTAGAGGCTTTTTGGTAAGCGGTTTGTCTGGGAATACCTTAATCCAAATTTTAGCTTGACGATTCACGAAGCGCGTCATCGCGACACGAGCCGCTTCGATCTGGCGAGAATTTACCCTACCCGCCTCTACCGCTTTGATACCGAAATCGCCGAACGTCAAGGAATTTCCTCTCGTCGCATAGCCGCGATTGCGACCTTTCATCATCTTGCGGTATTTTGTTCTTTTTGGCATCAACATAACTATTTACCTCTTCTTGGTCTGCGTGTTTTTTTAGGCGCATCATCGGTCTTTTCAGCCTGGATGCCTTTTTGTAAAATTTCACCCTTAAAGATCCAAACCTTAATGCCGATATTACCGTAGGTCGTATGCGCTTCGGCAAAGCCGTAATCGATCCTAGCCCTTAGAGTATGAAGCGGAACGCGTCCCTCCAAATACCATTCGGTTCTAGCCATTTCCGCACCGCCCAAGCGACCTGCGACGCAAATTTTAATTCCCTTTGCGCCTGCTTTTTGAGCGCCTTGGATGACTTTTTTCATAGCGCGGCGGAATGCAACGCGGCGCTCTAGCTGCATGGCTACGTTTTCTGCAGCCAAAAGTGCGTTCGAGCCTACTTTGCGCTCCTCTTTGATGTTGATGGCTATGTCTTTATTGACTAGCTTAACGACTTCGCTTCTTAAATTTTCGACCTCGCCGCCTTTTTTGCCGATGATGATACCCGGCCTTGCGGCTACGATCGTTACGCGAATTTTCTTAGCCGTTCTTTCGATAAGAATTTGGCTAATTCCTGCATAGTAAAGCTTAGCTTTTAAAAATTTGCGGATCTTGTAATCCTCGCCGATACTATCGGAAAGCGTCGCTTTAGAAGGAAACCATCTAGACTCCCAATTTCGATTAATTCCTAATCTTAAACCGATCGGATTTACTTTCTGTCCCATTTACGCTTCCTTCTTACTTGGTTTTGCTACTTCGACGATGATGTGCGAAGTAGGTTTGCGGATACGGCTAGCCGTACCTCTGGCGCGCGGACGAAATCTCTTAAGTACGGGACCCGCATCCACTCGGCAGCTGGTAACTACGACCTCTTCGGGCTCAAAGCCGCCGTTTGCGACTGCGCTTGAAATCGCCGTAGCGATATATTTCGCGCCGCGATTAGGCGTAAATTCCAAAGTAGCAAGGGCAAATTCCGCATTCATGCCTTGAATTTGCTTCGCGATAAGTCTTGCTTTTGTCGGCGAAAGGCGAACAAATTTAATAGTTGATTTACTCATATTCTATCCTTACTTGCCGATCTTTTTCTGCACGGAGCCTTTGTGACCCTTGAAAGTCCGCGTAGGAGCGAACTCGCCTAATTTATAACCGATATGATGCTCGGTGACGTAAACCGGGATAAAATTCTTTCCGTTATGAACGTTAAACGTAAGTCCGATCATTTCAGGCACGATCGTACTTCGTCTCGACCAAGTCTTGATCGGTTTGTTATCGCCGGCTTTCTTTGCCGCAACGACTTTTTTCATTACGTGATCATCTACGAAAGGACCTTTTTTTAGCGATCTAGCCATTTTTATTTTCCTTTCCTTCTTGAAATTATAAGCTTATCGCCCGCTTTTTTATGGCGAGTTTTATAGCCCTTCGTCGGTTTACCCCACGGAGTTACCGGATGGCGACCGGAGTTTTTCTTACCCTCGCCACCGCCGTGCGGGTGATCGACCGGGTTCATCGCAGAACCTCTGGTTTGAGGACGGATACCTCTGTGGCGATTACGTCCGGCTTTACCGATGACGACGTTTGCCCACTCTTCGTTACCCACTACGCCGATACTAGCCATACACTCTGCAAGCACTCTTCTCATCTCACCGCTAGGCAGACGTAAAATGACATATTTTTCCTCTTTGCCCATAAGCTGAGCATAACCTCCGGCGCTACGTGCCATTTGAGCACCTTTGCCGGGTTTTAACTCGATATTATGCAGGATAGTTCCCACAGGGATGTTTTTCATCTTCATAGCATTGCCGGGTTTAATATCTAATCCACCCTCGGCAGCAGCTACTACGTCGCCCACTTTAAGATCGTTAGGCTTGATAATGTAGCGCTTCTCGCCGTCTGCGTATGAGATCAATGCGATACGGCAGTTGCGATTCGGATCGTATTCAATCGCCTCGACCTTGCCAGCAACGCCGAATTTATTTCGCTTAAAATCGATAATTCTATAAAGTTTAGCAGCTCCTGCTTGTTTATGGCGGCTGGTAATGCGACCATTATTGTTTCTTCCGGCTGCGGTAGGAATTTTAACAAGCAAACCTCTAACGCTAGCTTTTGCAGTGATATCCTCGCTGCTAAGACCAGTCATAAATCTTCTACTTGGAGTATACGGTTTATAAGTTTTAATCGCCATTTTACGCCTCCACGCTTTCTAAGCTTGCACCCTCAGGTAGTTTGACGTAGAATTTCTTCACATCATTTCTAACGCCAGTTCTGCCTTTAAATCTTTTTAATTTGCCGTCCTGTCTTAAAGAATTTATCTTTAGCGGAGTGATCCCGAAATAGTTCTTCAAAACGCTCTTTAGTCCGTTTTTCGTAACCGACGGGCTAGTTTGGATAACGACCACGCCGTTTTCTTGAAGACCGAGAGACTTTTCCGTATAAAGGATCGTTTTGATATCTGTTATATCTGCCATTTTAGTCCTCTTTCACTATTGATTCAAATGCCGCTTTTTCGAATACGACTGAGCCGTAAACTGCTATCAGGTAAGCATTGGCCTCGCTTGCATCGATGACATAGCAATTCTTAAGATTTCTATAGGCCAAAAGAGTTTGCGCGTCCAGCTCATTTTTAACGATCAGCGCATCTCTAACGCCCAGTTTCTTAATAAAATTTGCCGCATCTTTGGTTTTGCCGCTTTTTAGCTCCAAATCGTCGAAGATAAAAATTTTACCCTCGTTTGCTTTCTCATTGATAGCAAATTCCAGCGCAAGGCGTTTTTGCTTCTTATTGACCTTCTGCTCGTAATTTCGTTCGTTAGTCGGACCGAATGCGACCGCGCCGCCTACCCAGACGTTAGTTCTGGTTGAGCCCGCACGTGCGCCGCCGCGACCCTTTTGTCGCCATGGTTTTTTGCCGCCGCCGCTAACCTCGGCGCGAGTTTTAGCGTTAGCCGTATTTGCACGAAGCGAAGCAAGGTAAGATTTGACGTACAAATATAGATTGTGCGAATTGACTTCCGAAAATTTCGCAGGAATTTCAATTTCGCTTGCTTTTTCCAGTTTTTCGTTAAGCACGCTTACTTTACTCATTTTACTATCCTTATTCTGCCCATTGCGCCGTTAAATCCAGGAACCGAGCCTTTAAGCACCAAAATTTTATTCTCGGCATCAAAGCTTACGACTTCGTTTTTAGCAGTGATCGTTTCGTTTCCAGTGTGTCCCGCCATCCTCACACCAGGCTGAACGCGACCCGGCCACTCGCAGTTGCCGATCGAGCCCGGTCTTCGGTGAAAGCGGCTGCCGTGCGCTGCAGGACCACCCGCAAAGCCATGGCGCTTAATGACACCCTGATAACCTTTACCCTTGGATTTAAAGCTTACTTTGACGATCTTGGCTTCGCTCAAAACATCTAAATTTTGATCGCCAAGCTCGGCATTTTCTAAGCTTAAAGTCGCAAATTTATTAAATTCCTTGCTTAGGCTATATTTCTTTTGAATGCCGGCGATAGCTTTATTATACGCTTTGCCCTCTGCGTAGGCTACTATAGCTTTTTTCTCATCACAAACTTCGCAAATTTTGGTATTGATAAGTCGTAAAAGCGTCACGGGCGTACTGCTCGTGTCGATCGTC is drawn from Campylobacter sp. and contains these coding sequences:
- the secY gene encoding preprotein translocase subunit SecY, which encodes MNKSLRNKILITLGFLFAYRLLAYVPVPGVDVEVIKQFFQNNSNNAFGMFNMFSGNAAERFSVISLGIMPYITASIIMELLAATFPNLGKLKKERDGMQKYMQIIRYATIAIAMVQSIGVSIGLQGIHGQTGAPAIMAENTNEFVFISCISMLAGTMLLMWIGEQITQRGVGNGTSLIIFAGIVSAIPRAIGSTVNLVNTGEMNVLKLIAIMLIILATIGAILYVELGERRIPVSFSRKVLMANQNKRIMNYVPIKLNLSGVIPPIFASAILMFPTTILQASTNPIIQKIHDFLSPSNYFFNFLTFVLVIFFAYFYASIAFNSKDISENLKKQGGFIPGIRPGEGTASFLNEVASRLTFWGSIYLGLVTVIPWLLVKFMGVPFYFGGTSVLIVVSVALDTMRRIEAQIYMNKYQTLSAVGL
- the rplO gene encoding 50S ribosomal protein L15, encoding MGLENLKKAPGSTHATKRLGRGQGSGLGKTAGRGGKGQTARTGSHEKRGFEGGQQPIQRRLPKVGFTSKFEKPYVINVDKIEAIKDLSEITIESIKSVHKISNSVKKIKLIGVGAKALASKIKDENVKSSGQK
- the rpsE gene encoding 30S ribosomal protein S5, with product MEKYNREEFEEVIVNIGRVTKVVKGGRRFRFTALIVVGNRNGLVGFGFGKSKEVPDAIKKAVDDAFKNIIKVNLNGSTITHDIEVKYNASKILLKPASEGTGVIAGGSVRPVLELAGVKDILTKSLGSNNSSNVVRATMKALSMLKH
- the rplR gene encoding 50S ribosomal protein L18, which gives rise to MTQNVLKRKISLRIKRKRRIRAKISGVASCPRISIFKSNRTVYAQAIDDAASATLCASSGKVLNLKANKEGAASLAKDLASKLKDKGISEALFDRNGYLYHGVIASFAESLRQNGIKL
- the rplF gene encoding 50S ribosomal protein L6 yields the protein MSRIGKKPISIPNGVEVKIDGSSLKFKKSNNKKELDLKGHVDVKIEDGKIEFSPKGEDRQSRAYWGTYRALANNIVLGLTEGFSKQLEINGVGYRAAMKGKVLELNLGFSHPINFESPKGIEISVDKNVVTIKGDDKQQVGQVAAEIRGFRPPEPYKGKGIKYLEEHIIRKAGKTAKK
- the rpsH gene encoding 30S ribosomal protein S8; translation: MINDLISDGLTRIRNAAMRRLDTTKLFHSNVVEAMLKILAEKGYIESYNVVEENNKKIINVVLKYDEKGRSVINEVKRISTPGRRVYQGKDEIKRFKNGYGTVVVSTSKGVMSGIDAHKAGVGGEVLCTIW
- a CDS encoding type Z 30S ribosomal protein S14; amino-acid sequence: MAKKSMVAKAKRPAKFSTRAYTRCQICGRPHSVYKDFGICRVCLRKMANEGLIPGLKKASW
- the rplE gene encoding 50S ribosomal protein L5 encodes the protein MSRLKDKYANSIRAALQKEFDIKNPMLIPALEKIVISVGTGESSKDQKVLQNMADTISLIAGQKALIVNAKKSVAGFKVREGFPVGIMVTLRKEQMFAFLDKLISIALPRVKDFRGLPRTGFDGRGNYNFGLQEQLMFPEVEYDQILRTHGMNITVVTTTNNDKEAFKLLELFGMPFAKGK
- the rplX gene encoding 50S ribosomal protein L24, which produces MAVKFKIKKGDQVKIIAGDDKGKTGTVKAVFPKKAQVIVEGCKMAKKAIKPTEQNPQGGFTSKEMPMDISNVALVEG
- the rplN gene encoding 50S ribosomal protein L14, whose product is MIQSFTRLAVADNSGAKELMCIKVLGGSKRRYATIGDIIVCSVKKALPNGKIKRGQVVKAVVVRTTKELHRGNGSLIRFDENAAVILDSKKEPIGTRIFGPIGREVRYGGFMKIVSLAPEVL
- the rpsQ gene encoding 30S ribosomal protein S17, with translation MAFKREIQGVVVKKAGDKTATVLVERRVMHPRYRKIVKRFKKYLIHDENNVVKIGDTISAIECRPLSARKSFRLKAVLKTGVE
- the rpmC gene encoding 50S ribosomal protein L29, yielding MKYTDLKDKDLAELNSMLKQSKLLLFTARQKLKTMQLSNPNEIRAIKKDIARINTAIKAK
- the rplP gene encoding 50S ribosomal protein L16, whose amino-acid sequence is MLMPKRTKYRKMMKGRNRGYATRGNSLTFGDFGIKAVEAGRVNSRQIEAARVAMTRFVNRQAKIWIKVFPDKPLTKKPLQTRMGKGKSGVEEWVMNIKPGRIIFEMTGVSEEVAKEALMLSIHKLPFKTKIVSRESENEIY
- the rpsC gene encoding 30S ribosomal protein S3, which gives rise to MGQKVNPIGLRLGINRNWESRWFPSKATLSDSIGEDYKIRKFLKAKLYYAGISQILIERTAKKIRVTIVAARPGIIIGKKGGEVENLRSEVVKLVNKDIAINIKEERKVGSNALLAAENVAMQLERRVAFRRAMKKVIQGAQKAGAKGIKICVAGRLGGAEMARTEWYLEGRVPLHTLRARIDYGFAEAHTTYGNIGIKVWIFKGEILQKGIQAEKTDDAPKKTRRPRRGK
- the rpsS gene encoding 30S ribosomal protein S19 — protein: MARSLKKGPFVDDHVMKKVVAAKKAGDNKPIKTWSRRSTIVPEMIGLTFNVHNGKNFIPVYVTEHHIGYKLGEFAPTRTFKGHKGSVQKKIGK
- the rplB gene encoding 50S ribosomal protein L2, producing the protein MAIKTYKPYTPSRRFMTGLSSEDITAKASVRGLLVKIPTAAGRNNNGRITSRHKQAGAAKLYRIIDFKRNKFGVAGKVEAIEYDPNRNCRIALISYADGEKRYIIKPNDLKVGDVVAAAEGGLDIKPGNAMKMKNIPVGTILHNIELKPGKGAQMARSAGGYAQLMGKEEKYVILRLPSGEMRRVLAECMASIGVVGNEEWANVVIGKAGRNRHRGIRPQTRGSAMNPVDHPHGGGEGKKNSGRHPVTPWGKPTKGYKTRHKKAGDKLIISRRKGK
- a CDS encoding 50S ribosomal protein L23 — protein: MADITDIKTILYTEKSLGLQENGVVVIQTSPSVTKNGLKSVLKNYFGITPLKINSLRQDGKLKRFKGRTGVRNDVKKFYVKLPEGASLESVEA
- the rplD gene encoding 50S ribosomal protein L4; protein product: MSKVSVLNEKLEKASEIEIPAKFSEVNSHNLYLYVKSYLASLRANTANAKTRAEVSGGGKKPWRQKGRGGARAGSTRTNVWVGGAVAFGPTNERNYEQKVNKKQKRLALEFAINEKANEGKIFIFDDLELKSGKTKDAANFIKKLGVRDALIVKNELDAQTLLAYRNLKNCYVIDASEANAYLIAVYGSVVFEKAAFESIVKED
- the rplC gene encoding 50S ribosomal protein L3, whose protein sequence is MEYIVEKIGMSRTIDTSSTPVTLLRLINTKICEVCDEKKAIVAYAEGKAYNKAIAGIQKKYSLSKEFNKFATLSLENAELGDQNLDVLSEAKIVKVSFKSKGKGYQGVIKRHGFAGGPAAHGSRFHRRPGSIGNCEWPGRVQPGVRMAGHTGNETITAKNEVVSFDAENKILVLKGSVPGFNGAMGRIRIVK